A DNA window from Centroberyx gerrardi isolate f3 chromosome 5, fCenGer3.hap1.cur.20231027, whole genome shotgun sequence contains the following coding sequences:
- the mitfa gene encoding melanocyte inducing transcription factor a isoform X5: MLEMLEYSHYQVQSHLENPTKYHIQQAQRQQVRQYLSTTLGGKAGSQCPSQPTEHGMPPGPGSSAPNSPMALLTLSSNCEKEVQQACRVTNTHATRFVLQMDDVIDDIISLESSYNEDILGLMDPGLQITNTLPVSGNLLDMYGSQGLPPPGLAISNSCPSSLSNIKREYTEAEVRALAKERQKKDNHNLIERRRRFNINDRIKELGTLIPKSNDPDMRWNKGTILKASVDYIRKLQREQQRAKELECRQRRLEHANRHLMLRIQELEMQARAHGLAVVSSPSVCTSELMARAIKQEPVLGECPSDLYQHTSAPDMSPPTTLDLNNGTITFDQIPGDAGDPYGNSKSCKMKEMVRDSALSPIASNDPLLSSVSPDASNSSSRRSSSSSMDEKEHGC, encoded by the exons ATGTTGGAGATGCTTGAATACAGCCATTATCAG GTGCAGTCCCACCTGGAGAACCCCACCAAGTACCACATCCAGCAGGCTCAGCGGCAACAGGTGAGGCAGTACCTGTCCACCACCCTGGGGGGGAAAGCGGGTAGCCAATGCCCCAGCCAGCCGACGGAGCACGGCATGCCCCCCGGCCCGGGCAGCAGCGCCCCCAACAGCCCCATGGCCCTGCTCACCCTCAGCTCCAATTGTGAGAAAGAGGTACAGCAGGCCTGCCGAGTAACAAACACTC ATGCTACGCGTTTTGTGTTACAGATGGATGATGTCATTGACGATATTATTAGCTTGGAATCAAGTTATAATGAAGATATTCTCGGACTTATGGACCCAGGACTCCAAATTACAAACACG CTCCCTGTGTCTGGTAACCTTCTTGACATGTATGGCAGCCAAGGACTTCCACCTCCGGGCCTCGCTATCAGCAACTCCTGTCCTTCCAGTCTATCCAACATTAAAAGGGAATATACAG AGGCTGAGGTTCGAGCCCTTGCTAAGGAGAGGCAAAAGAAGGACAACCACAACCTCA tTGAACGAAGGCGGCGGTTCAATATCAACGATCGCATCAAAGAACTGGGAACCTTGATTCCTAAGTCAAATGATCC GGACATGCGCTGGAATAAGGGCACCATTCTGAAAGCCTCAGTAGACTACATCAGGAAGCTGCAGCGGGAGCAGCAGAGGGCCAAGGAGCTGGAGTGCAGACAGAGGAGGCTGGAGCATGCTAACCGCCACCTGATGCTTCGTATACAG GAGCTGGAGATGCAGGCACGTGCTCATGGTCTTGCAGTGGTGTCATCCCCATCAGTGTGCACTTCAGAGTTGATGGCTCGAGCCATTAAACAGGAGCCTGTCCTTGGCGAATGCCCCTCAGACCTCTACCAGCACACGTCAGCTCCTGATATGTCCCCTCCAACCACACTGGACCTCAACAACGGCACCATCACCTTCGACCAGATTCCTGGAGATGCTGGGGACCCTTACGGTAACTCCaagagctgtaaaatgaaggaaatgGTAAGGGACAGCGCCCTGTCGCCGATTGCCTCCAATGATCCCCTGCTGTCCTCCGTGTCCCCAGATGcctccaacagcagcagccgccGCAGTTCCAGCTCTAGCATGGACGAGAAAGAGCATGGTTGTTAG
- the mitfa gene encoding melanocyte inducing transcription factor a isoform X4, whose amino-acid sequence MLEMLEYSHYQVQSHLENPTKYHIQQAQRQQVRQYLSTTLGGKAGSQCPSQPTEHGMPPGPGSSAPNSPMALLTLSSNCEKEVQQACRVTNTHATRFVLQMDDVIDDIISLESSYNEDILGLMDPGLQITNTLPVSGNLLDMYGSQGLPPPGLAISNSCPSSLSNIKREYTVSLLFTEAEVRALAKERQKKDNHNLIERRRRFNINDRIKELGTLIPKSNDPDMRWNKGTILKASVDYIRKLQREQQRAKELECRQRRLEHANRHLMLRIQELEMQARAHGLAVVSSPSVCTSELMARAIKQEPVLGECPSDLYQHTSAPDMSPPTTLDLNNGTITFDQIPGDAGDPYGNSKSCKMKEMVRDSALSPIASNDPLLSSVSPDASNSSSRRSSSSSMDEKEHGC is encoded by the exons ATGTTGGAGATGCTTGAATACAGCCATTATCAG GTGCAGTCCCACCTGGAGAACCCCACCAAGTACCACATCCAGCAGGCTCAGCGGCAACAGGTGAGGCAGTACCTGTCCACCACCCTGGGGGGGAAAGCGGGTAGCCAATGCCCCAGCCAGCCGACGGAGCACGGCATGCCCCCCGGCCCGGGCAGCAGCGCCCCCAACAGCCCCATGGCCCTGCTCACCCTCAGCTCCAATTGTGAGAAAGAGGTACAGCAGGCCTGCCGAGTAACAAACACTC ATGCTACGCGTTTTGTGTTACAGATGGATGATGTCATTGACGATATTATTAGCTTGGAATCAAGTTATAATGAAGATATTCTCGGACTTATGGACCCAGGACTCCAAATTACAAACACG CTCCCTGTGTCTGGTAACCTTCTTGACATGTATGGCAGCCAAGGACTTCCACCTCCGGGCCTCGCTATCAGCAACTCCTGTCCTTCCAGTCTATCCAACATTAAAAGGGAATATACAG TTTCACTTCTCTTCACAGAGGCTGAGGTTCGAGCCCTTGCTAAGGAGAGGCAAAAGAAGGACAACCACAACCTCA tTGAACGAAGGCGGCGGTTCAATATCAACGATCGCATCAAAGAACTGGGAACCTTGATTCCTAAGTCAAATGATCC GGACATGCGCTGGAATAAGGGCACCATTCTGAAAGCCTCAGTAGACTACATCAGGAAGCTGCAGCGGGAGCAGCAGAGGGCCAAGGAGCTGGAGTGCAGACAGAGGAGGCTGGAGCATGCTAACCGCCACCTGATGCTTCGTATACAG GAGCTGGAGATGCAGGCACGTGCTCATGGTCTTGCAGTGGTGTCATCCCCATCAGTGTGCACTTCAGAGTTGATGGCTCGAGCCATTAAACAGGAGCCTGTCCTTGGCGAATGCCCCTCAGACCTCTACCAGCACACGTCAGCTCCTGATATGTCCCCTCCAACCACACTGGACCTCAACAACGGCACCATCACCTTCGACCAGATTCCTGGAGATGCTGGGGACCCTTACGGTAACTCCaagagctgtaaaatgaaggaaatgGTAAGGGACAGCGCCCTGTCGCCGATTGCCTCCAATGATCCCCTGCTGTCCTCCGTGTCCCCAGATGcctccaacagcagcagccgccGCAGTTCCAGCTCTAGCATGGACGAGAAAGAGCATGGTTGTTAG
- the mitfa gene encoding melanocyte inducing transcription factor a isoform X1 — translation MLEMLEYSHYQVQSHLENPTKYHIQQAQRQQVRQYLSTTLGGKAGSQCPSQPTEHGMPPGPGSSAPNSPMALLTLSSNCEKEVQQACRMDDVIDDIISLESSYNEDILGLMDPGLQITNTLPVSGNLLDMYGSQGLPPPGLAISNSCPSSLSNIKREYTAPGMMHVLDKPGSCGQYETYQRPEGFPVEAEVRALAKERQKKDNHNLIERRRRFNINDRIKELGTLIPKSNDPDMRWNKGTILKASVDYIRKLQREQQRAKELECRQRRLEHANRHLMLRIQELEMQARAHGLAVVSSPSVCTSELMARAIKQEPVLGECPSDLYQHTSAPDMSPPTTLDLNNGTITFDQIPGDAGDPYGNSKSCKMKEMVRDSALSPIASNDPLLSSVSPDASNSSSRRSSSSSMDEKEHGC, via the exons ATGTTGGAGATGCTTGAATACAGCCATTATCAG GTGCAGTCCCACCTGGAGAACCCCACCAAGTACCACATCCAGCAGGCTCAGCGGCAACAGGTGAGGCAGTACCTGTCCACCACCCTGGGGGGGAAAGCGGGTAGCCAATGCCCCAGCCAGCCGACGGAGCACGGCATGCCCCCCGGCCCGGGCAGCAGCGCCCCCAACAGCCCCATGGCCCTGCTCACCCTCAGCTCCAATTGTGAGAAAGAGGTACAGCAGGCCTGCCGA ATGGATGATGTCATTGACGATATTATTAGCTTGGAATCAAGTTATAATGAAGATATTCTCGGACTTATGGACCCAGGACTCCAAATTACAAACACG CTCCCTGTGTCTGGTAACCTTCTTGACATGTATGGCAGCCAAGGACTTCCACCTCCGGGCCTCGCTATCAGCAACTCCTGTCCTTCCAGTCTATCCAACATTAAAAGGGAATATACAG CTCCTGGCATGATGCACGTACTGGACAAGCCTGGATCCTGCGGCCAGTATGAAACCTATCAAAGGCCAGAGGGCTTTCCAGTGG AGGCTGAGGTTCGAGCCCTTGCTAAGGAGAGGCAAAAGAAGGACAACCACAACCTCA tTGAACGAAGGCGGCGGTTCAATATCAACGATCGCATCAAAGAACTGGGAACCTTGATTCCTAAGTCAAATGATCC GGACATGCGCTGGAATAAGGGCACCATTCTGAAAGCCTCAGTAGACTACATCAGGAAGCTGCAGCGGGAGCAGCAGAGGGCCAAGGAGCTGGAGTGCAGACAGAGGAGGCTGGAGCATGCTAACCGCCACCTGATGCTTCGTATACAG GAGCTGGAGATGCAGGCACGTGCTCATGGTCTTGCAGTGGTGTCATCCCCATCAGTGTGCACTTCAGAGTTGATGGCTCGAGCCATTAAACAGGAGCCTGTCCTTGGCGAATGCCCCTCAGACCTCTACCAGCACACGTCAGCTCCTGATATGTCCCCTCCAACCACACTGGACCTCAACAACGGCACCATCACCTTCGACCAGATTCCTGGAGATGCTGGGGACCCTTACGGTAACTCCaagagctgtaaaatgaaggaaatgGTAAGGGACAGCGCCCTGTCGCCGATTGCCTCCAATGATCCCCTGCTGTCCTCCGTGTCCCCAGATGcctccaacagcagcagccgccGCAGTTCCAGCTCTAGCATGGACGAGAAAGAGCATGGTTGTTAG
- the mitfa gene encoding melanocyte inducing transcription factor a isoform X3 — MLEMLEYSHYQVQSHLENPTKYHIQQAQRQQVRQYLSTTLGGKAGSQCPSQPTEHGMPPGPGSSAPNSPMALLTLSSNCEKEMDDVIDDIISLESSYNEDILGLMDPGLQITNTLPVSGNLLDMYGSQGLPPPGLAISNSCPSSLSNIKREYTAPGMMHVLDKPGSCGQYETYQRPEGFPVEAEVRALAKERQKKDNHNLIERRRRFNINDRIKELGTLIPKSNDPDMRWNKGTILKASVDYIRKLQREQQRAKELECRQRRLEHANRHLMLRIQELEMQARAHGLAVVSSPSVCTSELMARAIKQEPVLGECPSDLYQHTSAPDMSPPTTLDLNNGTITFDQIPGDAGDPYGNSKSCKMKEMVRDSALSPIASNDPLLSSVSPDASNSSSRRSSSSSMDEKEHGC; from the exons ATGTTGGAGATGCTTGAATACAGCCATTATCAG GTGCAGTCCCACCTGGAGAACCCCACCAAGTACCACATCCAGCAGGCTCAGCGGCAACAGGTGAGGCAGTACCTGTCCACCACCCTGGGGGGGAAAGCGGGTAGCCAATGCCCCAGCCAGCCGACGGAGCACGGCATGCCCCCCGGCCCGGGCAGCAGCGCCCCCAACAGCCCCATGGCCCTGCTCACCCTCAGCTCCAATTGTGAGAAAGAG ATGGATGATGTCATTGACGATATTATTAGCTTGGAATCAAGTTATAATGAAGATATTCTCGGACTTATGGACCCAGGACTCCAAATTACAAACACG CTCCCTGTGTCTGGTAACCTTCTTGACATGTATGGCAGCCAAGGACTTCCACCTCCGGGCCTCGCTATCAGCAACTCCTGTCCTTCCAGTCTATCCAACATTAAAAGGGAATATACAG CTCCTGGCATGATGCACGTACTGGACAAGCCTGGATCCTGCGGCCAGTATGAAACCTATCAAAGGCCAGAGGGCTTTCCAGTGG AGGCTGAGGTTCGAGCCCTTGCTAAGGAGAGGCAAAAGAAGGACAACCACAACCTCA tTGAACGAAGGCGGCGGTTCAATATCAACGATCGCATCAAAGAACTGGGAACCTTGATTCCTAAGTCAAATGATCC GGACATGCGCTGGAATAAGGGCACCATTCTGAAAGCCTCAGTAGACTACATCAGGAAGCTGCAGCGGGAGCAGCAGAGGGCCAAGGAGCTGGAGTGCAGACAGAGGAGGCTGGAGCATGCTAACCGCCACCTGATGCTTCGTATACAG GAGCTGGAGATGCAGGCACGTGCTCATGGTCTTGCAGTGGTGTCATCCCCATCAGTGTGCACTTCAGAGTTGATGGCTCGAGCCATTAAACAGGAGCCTGTCCTTGGCGAATGCCCCTCAGACCTCTACCAGCACACGTCAGCTCCTGATATGTCCCCTCCAACCACACTGGACCTCAACAACGGCACCATCACCTTCGACCAGATTCCTGGAGATGCTGGGGACCCTTACGGTAACTCCaagagctgtaaaatgaaggaaatgGTAAGGGACAGCGCCCTGTCGCCGATTGCCTCCAATGATCCCCTGCTGTCCTCCGTGTCCCCAGATGcctccaacagcagcagccgccGCAGTTCCAGCTCTAGCATGGACGAGAAAGAGCATGGTTGTTAG
- the mitfa gene encoding melanocyte inducing transcription factor a isoform X2, which produces MLEMLEYSHYQVQSHLENPTKYHIQQAQRQQVRQYLSTTLGGKAGSQCPSQPTEHGMPPGPGSSAPNSPMALLTLSSNCEKEMDDVIDDIISLESSYNEDILGLMDPGLQITNTLPVSGNLLDMYGSQGLPPPGLAISNSCPSSLSNIKREYTVTPAPGMMHVLDKPGSCGQYETYQRPEGFPVEAEVRALAKERQKKDNHNLIERRRRFNINDRIKELGTLIPKSNDPDMRWNKGTILKASVDYIRKLQREQQRAKELECRQRRLEHANRHLMLRIQELEMQARAHGLAVVSSPSVCTSELMARAIKQEPVLGECPSDLYQHTSAPDMSPPTTLDLNNGTITFDQIPGDAGDPYGNSKSCKMKEMVRDSALSPIASNDPLLSSVSPDASNSSSRRSSSSSMDEKEHGC; this is translated from the exons ATGTTGGAGATGCTTGAATACAGCCATTATCAG GTGCAGTCCCACCTGGAGAACCCCACCAAGTACCACATCCAGCAGGCTCAGCGGCAACAGGTGAGGCAGTACCTGTCCACCACCCTGGGGGGGAAAGCGGGTAGCCAATGCCCCAGCCAGCCGACGGAGCACGGCATGCCCCCCGGCCCGGGCAGCAGCGCCCCCAACAGCCCCATGGCCCTGCTCACCCTCAGCTCCAATTGTGAGAAAGAG ATGGATGATGTCATTGACGATATTATTAGCTTGGAATCAAGTTATAATGAAGATATTCTCGGACTTATGGACCCAGGACTCCAAATTACAAACACG CTCCCTGTGTCTGGTAACCTTCTTGACATGTATGGCAGCCAAGGACTTCCACCTCCGGGCCTCGCTATCAGCAACTCCTGTCCTTCCAGTCTATCCAACATTAAAAGGGAATATACAG TTACTCCAGCTCCTGGCATGATGCACGTACTGGACAAGCCTGGATCCTGCGGCCAGTATGAAACCTATCAAAGGCCAGAGGGCTTTCCAGTGG AGGCTGAGGTTCGAGCCCTTGCTAAGGAGAGGCAAAAGAAGGACAACCACAACCTCA tTGAACGAAGGCGGCGGTTCAATATCAACGATCGCATCAAAGAACTGGGAACCTTGATTCCTAAGTCAAATGATCC GGACATGCGCTGGAATAAGGGCACCATTCTGAAAGCCTCAGTAGACTACATCAGGAAGCTGCAGCGGGAGCAGCAGAGGGCCAAGGAGCTGGAGTGCAGACAGAGGAGGCTGGAGCATGCTAACCGCCACCTGATGCTTCGTATACAG GAGCTGGAGATGCAGGCACGTGCTCATGGTCTTGCAGTGGTGTCATCCCCATCAGTGTGCACTTCAGAGTTGATGGCTCGAGCCATTAAACAGGAGCCTGTCCTTGGCGAATGCCCCTCAGACCTCTACCAGCACACGTCAGCTCCTGATATGTCCCCTCCAACCACACTGGACCTCAACAACGGCACCATCACCTTCGACCAGATTCCTGGAGATGCTGGGGACCCTTACGGTAACTCCaagagctgtaaaatgaaggaaatgGTAAGGGACAGCGCCCTGTCGCCGATTGCCTCCAATGATCCCCTGCTGTCCTCCGTGTCCCCAGATGcctccaacagcagcagccgccGCAGTTCCAGCTCTAGCATGGACGAGAAAGAGCATGGTTGTTAG
- the mitfa gene encoding melanocyte inducing transcription factor a isoform X6, giving the protein MLEMLEYSHYQVQSHLENPTKYHIQQAQRQQVRQYLSTTLGGKAGSQCPSQPTEHGMPPGPGSSAPNSPMALLTLSSNCEKEMDDVIDDIISLESSYNEDILGLMDPGLQITNTLPVSGNLLDMYGSQGLPPPVTPAPGMMHVLDKPGSCGQYETYQRPEGFPVEAEVRALAKERQKKDNHNLIERRRRFNINDRIKELGTLIPKSNDPDMRWNKGTILKASVDYIRKLQREQQRAKELECRQRRLEHANRHLMLRIQELEMQARAHGLAVVSSPSVCTSELMARAIKQEPVLGECPSDLYQHTSAPDMSPPTTLDLNNGTITFDQIPGDAGDPYGNSKSCKMKEMVRDSALSPIASNDPLLSSVSPDASNSSSRRSSSSSMDEKEHGC; this is encoded by the exons ATGTTGGAGATGCTTGAATACAGCCATTATCAG GTGCAGTCCCACCTGGAGAACCCCACCAAGTACCACATCCAGCAGGCTCAGCGGCAACAGGTGAGGCAGTACCTGTCCACCACCCTGGGGGGGAAAGCGGGTAGCCAATGCCCCAGCCAGCCGACGGAGCACGGCATGCCCCCCGGCCCGGGCAGCAGCGCCCCCAACAGCCCCATGGCCCTGCTCACCCTCAGCTCCAATTGTGAGAAAGAG ATGGATGATGTCATTGACGATATTATTAGCTTGGAATCAAGTTATAATGAAGATATTCTCGGACTTATGGACCCAGGACTCCAAATTACAAACACG CTCCCTGTGTCTGGTAACCTTCTTGACATGTATGGCAGCCAAGGACTTCCACCTCCGG TTACTCCAGCTCCTGGCATGATGCACGTACTGGACAAGCCTGGATCCTGCGGCCAGTATGAAACCTATCAAAGGCCAGAGGGCTTTCCAGTGG AGGCTGAGGTTCGAGCCCTTGCTAAGGAGAGGCAAAAGAAGGACAACCACAACCTCA tTGAACGAAGGCGGCGGTTCAATATCAACGATCGCATCAAAGAACTGGGAACCTTGATTCCTAAGTCAAATGATCC GGACATGCGCTGGAATAAGGGCACCATTCTGAAAGCCTCAGTAGACTACATCAGGAAGCTGCAGCGGGAGCAGCAGAGGGCCAAGGAGCTGGAGTGCAGACAGAGGAGGCTGGAGCATGCTAACCGCCACCTGATGCTTCGTATACAG GAGCTGGAGATGCAGGCACGTGCTCATGGTCTTGCAGTGGTGTCATCCCCATCAGTGTGCACTTCAGAGTTGATGGCTCGAGCCATTAAACAGGAGCCTGTCCTTGGCGAATGCCCCTCAGACCTCTACCAGCACACGTCAGCTCCTGATATGTCCCCTCCAACCACACTGGACCTCAACAACGGCACCATCACCTTCGACCAGATTCCTGGAGATGCTGGGGACCCTTACGGTAACTCCaagagctgtaaaatgaaggaaatgGTAAGGGACAGCGCCCTGTCGCCGATTGCCTCCAATGATCCCCTGCTGTCCTCCGTGTCCCCAGATGcctccaacagcagcagccgccGCAGTTCCAGCTCTAGCATGGACGAGAAAGAGCATGGTTGTTAG
- the mitfa gene encoding melanocyte inducing transcription factor a isoform X8, with translation MLEMLEYSHYQVQSHLENPTKYHIQQAQRQQVRQYLSTTLGGKAGSQCPNTKLNATRFVLQMDDVIDDIISLESSYNEDILGLMDPGLQITNTLPVSGNLLDMYGSQGLPPPGLAISNSCPSSLSNIKREYTEAEVRALAKERQKKDNHNLIERRRRFNINDRIKELGTLIPKSNDPDMRWNKGTILKASVDYIRKLQREQQRAKELECRQRRLEHANRHLMLRIQELEMQARAHGLAVVSSPSVCTSELMARAIKQEPVLGECPSDLYQHTSAPDMSPPTTLDLNNGTITFDQIPGDAGDPYGNSKSCKMKEMVRDSALSPIASNDPLLSSVSPDASNSSSRRSSSSSMDEKEHGC, from the exons ATGTTGGAGATGCTTGAATACAGCCATTATCAG GTGCAGTCCCACCTGGAGAACCCCACCAAGTACCACATCCAGCAGGCTCAGCGGCAACAGGTGAGGCAGTACCTGTCCACCACCCTGGGGGGGAAAGCGGGTAGCCAATGCCCCA ACACTAAATTAAATGCTACGCGTTTTGTGTTACAGATGGATGATGTCATTGACGATATTATTAGCTTGGAATCAAGTTATAATGAAGATATTCTCGGACTTATGGACCCAGGACTCCAAATTACAAACACG CTCCCTGTGTCTGGTAACCTTCTTGACATGTATGGCAGCCAAGGACTTCCACCTCCGGGCCTCGCTATCAGCAACTCCTGTCCTTCCAGTCTATCCAACATTAAAAGGGAATATACAG AGGCTGAGGTTCGAGCCCTTGCTAAGGAGAGGCAAAAGAAGGACAACCACAACCTCA tTGAACGAAGGCGGCGGTTCAATATCAACGATCGCATCAAAGAACTGGGAACCTTGATTCCTAAGTCAAATGATCC GGACATGCGCTGGAATAAGGGCACCATTCTGAAAGCCTCAGTAGACTACATCAGGAAGCTGCAGCGGGAGCAGCAGAGGGCCAAGGAGCTGGAGTGCAGACAGAGGAGGCTGGAGCATGCTAACCGCCACCTGATGCTTCGTATACAG GAGCTGGAGATGCAGGCACGTGCTCATGGTCTTGCAGTGGTGTCATCCCCATCAGTGTGCACTTCAGAGTTGATGGCTCGAGCCATTAAACAGGAGCCTGTCCTTGGCGAATGCCCCTCAGACCTCTACCAGCACACGTCAGCTCCTGATATGTCCCCTCCAACCACACTGGACCTCAACAACGGCACCATCACCTTCGACCAGATTCCTGGAGATGCTGGGGACCCTTACGGTAACTCCaagagctgtaaaatgaaggaaatgGTAAGGGACAGCGCCCTGTCGCCGATTGCCTCCAATGATCCCCTGCTGTCCTCCGTGTCCCCAGATGcctccaacagcagcagccgccGCAGTTCCAGCTCTAGCATGGACGAGAAAGAGCATGGTTGTTAG
- the mitfa gene encoding melanocyte inducing transcription factor a isoform X7 → MLEMLEYSHYQVQSHLENPTKYHIQQAQRQQVRQYLSTTLGGKAGSQCPSQPTEHGMPPGPGSSAPNSPMALLTLSSNCEKEMDDVIDDIISLESSYNEDILGLMDPGLQITNTLPVSGNLLDMYGSQGLPPPGLAISNSCPSSLSNIKREYTEAEVRALAKERQKKDNHNLIERRRRFNINDRIKELGTLIPKSNDPDMRWNKGTILKASVDYIRKLQREQQRAKELECRQRRLEHANRHLMLRIQELEMQARAHGLAVVSSPSVCTSELMARAIKQEPVLGECPSDLYQHTSAPDMSPPTTLDLNNGTITFDQIPGDAGDPYGNSKSCKMKEMVRDSALSPIASNDPLLSSVSPDASNSSSRRSSSSSMDEKEHGC, encoded by the exons ATGTTGGAGATGCTTGAATACAGCCATTATCAG GTGCAGTCCCACCTGGAGAACCCCACCAAGTACCACATCCAGCAGGCTCAGCGGCAACAGGTGAGGCAGTACCTGTCCACCACCCTGGGGGGGAAAGCGGGTAGCCAATGCCCCAGCCAGCCGACGGAGCACGGCATGCCCCCCGGCCCGGGCAGCAGCGCCCCCAACAGCCCCATGGCCCTGCTCACCCTCAGCTCCAATTGTGAGAAAGAG ATGGATGATGTCATTGACGATATTATTAGCTTGGAATCAAGTTATAATGAAGATATTCTCGGACTTATGGACCCAGGACTCCAAATTACAAACACG CTCCCTGTGTCTGGTAACCTTCTTGACATGTATGGCAGCCAAGGACTTCCACCTCCGGGCCTCGCTATCAGCAACTCCTGTCCTTCCAGTCTATCCAACATTAAAAGGGAATATACAG AGGCTGAGGTTCGAGCCCTTGCTAAGGAGAGGCAAAAGAAGGACAACCACAACCTCA tTGAACGAAGGCGGCGGTTCAATATCAACGATCGCATCAAAGAACTGGGAACCTTGATTCCTAAGTCAAATGATCC GGACATGCGCTGGAATAAGGGCACCATTCTGAAAGCCTCAGTAGACTACATCAGGAAGCTGCAGCGGGAGCAGCAGAGGGCCAAGGAGCTGGAGTGCAGACAGAGGAGGCTGGAGCATGCTAACCGCCACCTGATGCTTCGTATACAG GAGCTGGAGATGCAGGCACGTGCTCATGGTCTTGCAGTGGTGTCATCCCCATCAGTGTGCACTTCAGAGTTGATGGCTCGAGCCATTAAACAGGAGCCTGTCCTTGGCGAATGCCCCTCAGACCTCTACCAGCACACGTCAGCTCCTGATATGTCCCCTCCAACCACACTGGACCTCAACAACGGCACCATCACCTTCGACCAGATTCCTGGAGATGCTGGGGACCCTTACGGTAACTCCaagagctgtaaaatgaaggaaatgGTAAGGGACAGCGCCCTGTCGCCGATTGCCTCCAATGATCCCCTGCTGTCCTCCGTGTCCCCAGATGcctccaacagcagcagccgccGCAGTTCCAGCTCTAGCATGGACGAGAAAGAGCATGGTTGTTAG